Part of the Imperialibacter roseus genome, ATATAAGGGTTGCCCTTGAAGGTTTTAGAAAGAAAGGCACTTCTTTCACCAATTCGTTTGTTGGTTGCCTTAATGAAATCCGGGTACCGGCTATCAGACATGATTCTTGGAATAGCCCGTTGAGGAAGCTTGGTAGAGCTCACCTCTATCATTTTGGCATTGTCGATGGTCTGGCAAAGTCTGGCAAACTCAGCGTCCTTGTCACGGTTGTAATACTCAGCCCATCCGCATCGGGCACCCGGCCACGGAAACTCTTTGGAAATCCCTTTTAGGGACATGCCCGGCACATCGCCAATTACTTCTGCAAGAGAGCAGGTATCGGCATTGTTGTAGATGATGTTCATGTAGATTTCATCACATACAATGAAGAGGTTAAACTCTTTCGCAATGGCCACCATGCGTTCCAGAATCGGTTTTGGATACACCATTCCCGTCGGATTGTCGGGGTTGATGATCAGCATGCCGACAATGTTCGGGTTGTATTTTATTTTGTTGTAGAGGTCATCCAAATCCGGATACCATGAGTTTTCCGGATCCAGCTTGTAGGTCAGCGGGTGGTTGTTGGCATGCGATGCCTCGGCTGACGAGTGTGTAGAGTAAGCAGGCGACGGTCCTATGACCCTGGCAGAAGGAATCAGGTACTGATATATTTTAGCTATGGCGTCACCCAGGCCATTAAAAAAGGTGATGTCGTCGGCTGTGATTTGAGCACCGCCTTTTTTGTTGTTTCGATCTGCTAAAAACTCACGGGTATGCAATACTCCTTTGGAATGACTGTATCCGAATGTCTCATCTTCGAAGAGGAGCCCTGAAATGATTTCTTTCATCCAATCAGGAAGCCTGCGGTTCTTCTGGATAGGGTCGCCAATATTTTCCCATAGGATATTGTAGCCAAGCTTTTCCAGCTGTTCCGCCTTTCTAACAATGCCTCTTATTTCATAGGAAAGTTCATTGGCCCCTTCACGTAGTAACTTCTGTCGCATATCAACAATAGGATGCTGGGACTTCTCCCAATAGGTGTCTGAAAAAAGTGCTTAAGTCGGGCTAATGAAAGCACAAAGAAAAAAGCTTAGAAGCTTCTTTGAAAGAAGTCTAAGCTTTTTAAATCTTTGGTAGAAAACGACTACTTCTTCGAACCAGCGATAATTTGCTCCACCACCTCTGGGTTCAGTAGGGTGGAGATGTCACCAAGATTAGAAACATCACCCTCCGCAGCTTTTCTAAGTATCCGTCTCATGATCTTTCCTGACCTTGTTTTTGGCAAGCCTGGCACAATCTGAATCTTATCAGGCTTTGCAATCGGCCCAATGATCTTGCTTACTGTTTCACGAATTTCGTTGATAAGGTTTTCTTCCGTTCTGTTCGACATGTCGGCAATAACAAAGGCGTAGATGCCCTGGCCTTTTATGTCATGCGGATAGCCAACTACGGCTGACTCTACCACCAGAGGGTGCTCGTTGATGGCATTTTCCACCTCTGCTGTTCCCATTCTGTGTCCGGATACATTAATGACATCATCTACCCTGCCGAGGATACGGTAGTAGCCATCCTCGTCTCTCTTCACACCATCTCCCGTGAAATAAAGGCCGGGGTATGTTCCGAAGTAAGTCTGCCTGCACCTTTCGTGGTCGCCATAGGTGGTGCGCAGCATGCCAGGCCACGGGAATTTAATACACAGGTTGCCTTGCACACTTTTTCCTGTCAGCTCTTTGCCGTCAGGGTCAACTATGATGGGCTGAATGCCTGGAAGTGGGAGGGTGGCATAGGAAGGCTTGGTAGGTGTTACGCCGGGAATCGGTGAAATCATAATGCCACCGGTTTCGGTTTGCCACCATGTATCGACAAGGGGGCATTGGTTTTTGCCCACATGGTCGTGGTACCAGTGCCAGGCTTCTTCGTTGATGGGCTCGCCTACGGAACCTATTACTTTCAATGAATCAAGCTTGTAGGGAGCCAGTGGTTCCAATCCGTACGCCTGGAGCGCCCTGATGGCCGTTGGGGCAGTGTAGAACTGGTTCACCTGGTATTTGTCTATTATTTCCCAGAAGCGGCCCGGATGTGGGTAGGTGGGCACGCCCTCGAACATCAGCGTGGTGGCTCCTGCCAAAAGCGGACCGTATACTATATAGGAGTGTCCAGTGATCCAGCCAACGTCCGCAGTACACCAGTATATATCGCCAGCACTGTATTGAAATACGTTTTGGAAGGTGTATTGTGAGTAGATCATGTAACCACCGCAGGTATGCACCACGCCCTTGGGCTTGCCGGTGGATCCGCTGGTGTAGAGAATGAATAGCAGATCCTCTGCATCCATTTCCTCTGCCTTGTTTTCCTTCGACACGCCCTCAATGGCCTCGTGCCACCATAGGTCTCTTCCAGGCTTCATGGTGACAGCAGACCCGGTTCTTTTGAAAACGATGACCTTCTCAATGGTCGTCGTTTTCTCTATGGCCTCGTCTACCACACCTTTCACATCGATGGCTTTATTGCCCCGGAAGTTTCCATCGGAAGTAAGAATCATTTTTGCCTCACAATCATTGATTCGGTCGGCCAGCGAAGTGGAGCTGAAGCCTGCAAAAACGACTGAATGCACGGCACCGATTCTGGCGCATGCCATCATGGCAACAGCTGCCTCAGGCACCATAGGCATATAAATAATAACCCTGTCGCCCTTTTTTACACCATTCTTTTTCATGGTGTTGGCAAACTGGCAGGTCATCTCGTACAATTCCCGAAGGGTAATGACCCTGTTTTTTTCTTTTGGGTCGCTGGGCTCCCATATAATGGCAGGGTGGTCACCTAGTGTGAAAAGATGTCTTTCAAAAATATTTTCAGTAATGTTGAGCTTACCATTGCGGAACCATTTGATAGTGGGTTTGTGAAAGTCCCACTCCACTACTTTGTCCCATTTCTTCCGCCAATAAAAGTTTTCAGCAATTCTTGACCAGAAAGCCTCCGGCTCATTCACACTCTTTTGGTACTCGTGAATATACCCGCTGAGGGTTTGTATTTTATCCGTCATCTCAATTCCCTTTCTGTATGGTATGTGTTACAAAAATCTATCGGTTCAAGTTACCCAAAAGTAAAAACGTTCACAACCGCAATGCCTCAAATGGATGAGTAAATTGTTGGCGCACACATTAGCTGTGTGTAGCACCTCCGGCGCCTCTCGGGTAACGGATACTTTCCACCATTTCCTGCACATCTTCCGGAGGTGCCGGTGTAAACCGTGAAACAACAAGTGAGACAGCAAAGTTGACGAACATGCCCGCAGTGCCAAATCCCTCTGGAGAAATGCCAAACCACCAGTCGGCCGAGGTCGTTGGCCCACCTATCCAACCCAGCTTGTATCGCATCATGTAAAACAGGGTGATGCCCAGGCCGGCGATCATGCCTGCGATGGCTCCCTCTTTGTTCATTCTTTTGTAGAAAATGCCCATGATAATGGCCGGGAAAAAGGATGCGGCTGCCAGGCCAAAAGCCAAGGCGACAACTGCTGCCACAAAGCCGGGGGGATTGATGCCGAAATAGCCAGCGACTATCACAGCCAGCAATGCCGCACCTCTGGCAAACCAAAGCTGATTTTTGTCTGATTGATTGGGGGCAATTTGTTTTTTGATGAGGTCGTGAGCGATAGACGTGGAGATCACGAGTAGCAAGCCTGCTGCAGTTGATAAAGCAGCTGCGAGCCCGCCTGCTGCTACCAGGGCAATGACCCAATTGGGGAGCCGGGCGATTTCAGGATTGGCGAGCACCATGATGTCTGGGTCGATGGTCAGTTCGTTGGTGTTGGCATCAGCCCCATAGGTAACGATGCCGTCATTGTTTTTGTCGTCAAACTTGATGAGCCCGGTCGTTTCCCAATTCGAAAACCACTCGGGTAGACTGCTGTACTCTTTGTTGTGGACGGTGGAGATGAAGTTTGTTCTTGCAAAAGCCGCTATGGCTGGAGCGGTAGTGTAGAGAATAGCTATAAAGATAAGT contains:
- the acs gene encoding acetate--CoA ligase, translating into MTDKIQTLSGYIHEYQKSVNEPEAFWSRIAENFYWRKKWDKVVEWDFHKPTIKWFRNGKLNITENIFERHLFTLGDHPAIIWEPSDPKEKNRVITLRELYEMTCQFANTMKKNGVKKGDRVIIYMPMVPEAAVAMMACARIGAVHSVVFAGFSSTSLADRINDCEAKMILTSDGNFRGNKAIDVKGVVDEAIEKTTTIEKVIVFKRTGSAVTMKPGRDLWWHEAIEGVSKENKAEEMDAEDLLFILYTSGSTGKPKGVVHTCGGYMIYSQYTFQNVFQYSAGDIYWCTADVGWITGHSYIVYGPLLAGATTLMFEGVPTYPHPGRFWEIIDKYQVNQFYTAPTAIRALQAYGLEPLAPYKLDSLKVIGSVGEPINEEAWHWYHDHVGKNQCPLVDTWWQTETGGIMISPIPGVTPTKPSYATLPLPGIQPIIVDPDGKELTGKSVQGNLCIKFPWPGMLRTTYGDHERCRQTYFGTYPGLYFTGDGVKRDEDGYYRILGRVDDVINVSGHRMGTAEVENAINEHPLVVESAVVGYPHDIKGQGIYAFVIADMSNRTEENLINEIRETVSKIIGPIAKPDKIQIVPGLPKTRSGKIMRRILRKAAEGDVSNLGDISTLLNPEVVEQIIAGSKK
- a CDS encoding pyridoxal phosphate-dependent aminotransferase, yielding MRQKLLREGANELSYEIRGIVRKAEQLEKLGYNILWENIGDPIQKNRRLPDWMKEIISGLLFEDETFGYSHSKGVLHTREFLADRNNKKGGAQITADDITFFNGLGDAIAKIYQYLIPSARVIGPSPAYSTHSSAEASHANNHPLTYKLDPENSWYPDLDDLYNKIKYNPNIVGMLIINPDNPTGMVYPKPILERMVAIAKEFNLFIVCDEIYMNIIYNNADTCSLAEVIGDVPGMSLKGISKEFPWPGARCGWAEYYNRDKDAEFARLCQTIDNAKMIEVSSTKLPQRAIPRIMSDSRYPDFIKATNKRIGERSAFLSKTFKGNPYITFNETNGAFYNTMIFKPDALKPGQSMPIKDAKVKQLLDSWFESNNGPMEMDKRFVYYLLAAKQVCLVPISSFCSDLMGFRMTLLEENDEIRDEIFKRIKEGIEEFCGA